ATGCATACCAATGAGGGGCGTAAAATAATGTGGGGATGGGCTGGTATGATGACACCAGAACGTGAAGCCTCGATCCCAACGATTGCTAGCAACAATTGGGTTCATGTGTTAACTATTCCACGCGTATTACACGTGACGCCGGACAATATTTTGACACAGACACCCATTCCAGAAATTTTGCATACAAAATCTTTGACGAATTTTGGTGCAGTTGAAGTGGGTCAATATACAATTGATTCTCACGACAATTGGACATTATCTTTTGGGGAAAATATGACTTTAGTTCGAAACAAAAACCAACTCGTATTATCACGTCGCCAGTGGGAAAATGGTGAAATTGAAAAAAGGCAGGTTGTAGGAGATATTAATCACGCATTATTAATTGTTGACACAGACATTATTGAAGTGTTTACAAACAATAATCAATCGGTCATGACAGCACGTTATTTTTAAGCATTGAAAATATTTGTGTAAACGATTACAATGTAATTGTAGTAACTGGTTAACGTCTAACACAAACACGATGATTTCGTGAAAAAGGAGCAATTAAATCATGGGTTTATTAGGAGCAATTGAAGCAGGTGGAACGAAGTTTGTGGTCGCTGTTGCGGACCACGAATATAATATTGTTGAGAGAACATCATTTCCCACGCTCGATGGTCAAAAAACAGTAGAGCAAGTCATCGCTTTTTTTGATAAGTTTGACGATATTGATGCAATTGGTATTGCAGCGTTTGGGCCAATTGATATTGTAGAGGGATCAACAACATATGGTCACGTTCTAGATACACCAAAACGCGGGTGGTCGGGATATGATTTTCTTGGTGCCATGAAAGCTTGGCGCGATATCCCTTACTACTGGACTACTGACGTTAATGGCGCAGGATGGGCTGAGTTTGAAACTGGTGCAGCTAAAGATGTTGATAACATGGTTTATTTGACAGTTGGTACTGGTGTAGGTGCAGGAATTGTCTCTGGTGGCAAGTTGGTTGCTGGATATGGACACCCTGAAGCAGGACATATTTTCTTACAAAAGCATCCCCTTGATAAATATGAAGGACATTGCCCATTCCATGGTGACAATTGTTTGGAAGGCTTAGCTGCTGGTCCAGCAATTGAAGAGCGTTGGGGACGTAGTGCGAAGGAAATTCCAGATGATGATGTTGCTTGGAAGATTGAAGCCTTCTATCTTGCGCAAGCAGCCCTTGACTACACAATGATTTTACGCCCTGAAAAAATTGTTTTTGGTGGCGGTGTACCTCATCGTGAAATCTTATTCCCATTAATTCGCGAAAGTTTTGCTGAACAAATGAGCGATTATTTAGCCGTTCCTGATTTGGATGAATATATCGTACCCGTTGCTAATGGCGATAATGCCGGCATCTTGGGCTGCTTCTATTTGGCAAAAACATTACTTTAATTTTCAATTTATCCTCAGTTTACGTGAGTTTAATTTTAGAACGTTATATTATAAACATCAACAAAGCAAGTTATCTCAAACAACAAGCCTAGTTGAACTAAAATGTAACATTCGATAAATTTATGATCTGGAGGATTGGACAGTATAAGCGGTATAACTGATGAGCATCACATCAGAAACACGAAGCCTCACGGCAAAAGGGAGCCAAGTCGCGTTCTCCCGCGCGACTATAAATAACTCATATTCTCTCCCGAATATACTATTCTCTTCTCTCTCAAATATTCTCTCTCACAATAAATATCCCCGGTGAACGCGTTAGTTCATCGGGGCTTCGTGTTTCTAGTAGAAGTTTTATGATAATTAGATATTATGTTGCACGATATCTAAAAATATGATAATATATTTTATGTTGTGAAACACGAAAAATGGTCAGCTAGCTCAGTTGGTAGAGCAACGGACTCTTAATCCGTGGGTCCAGGGTTCGAGCCCCTGGCTGACCACTATATGAAACCAGCAAACTTTGTTTGCTGGTTTTTATTTTAATTTTAAATATCGAGGAGAGGAAGAATGCAACGGAAGGCTGGGAAGAAGGTTAAAAAACATCTGCTTTTAATTGTGTTGGTTATTATGCTGATTGTTGTGGCTGTTATTGGCTTTTTTCATACTAAACAACCAATCAAGAACACTGGCAAGATCGCTAAAACGTCTTCTGTAAAAAAAGTAGATGATTTACCAAAAGGTGTAAAAACGACAGATTGGGATTTAGTATTGGTCAATAAAAATCATTCCTATCAAACAGAATTGAACTTTACGAAGGTCACTGTCGATAGTAAACAAATTGATCAACGAATCGCGCAAGCTCTTGCAAATTTTCGCTCAGCAGCTCAAAAGGCTGGTTACGCGACAACCTTAGTATCGGGGTATCGTTCCATTGCATATCAAACCACCGTCTATAACAATTCAATTAGTCAATATGAATCAAATGGGATGAGCGCGACAGAGGCCAAAAGATTGACTGAGTCCGTAATTCAGGTGCCAGGGTCCTCGGAGCACCAAACGGGACAAGCAGTTGATTTAGCAGGTAATGATGCCTTGGCTGCATATCCTTCTTTAGAAGCGAGCATGGATAAATTCAAATCACAGCAGTGGTTGATAAAACATGCACCGGAATATGGATTTATCTTGCGTTATCCAAGTGATAGTCAGTCTATAAAGGAAACGGGGATTGACTATGAATCTTGGCACTTTAGATACGTCGGTGTGCCCAATGCAACATATATTACTAATCATCACCTCACACTGGAAAAATATATTCAAACTTTAAAAAAGGCGGGTAGATGATACAATATTTGACCATCAAAACAATTGCTCAGCAGGAATAATGTAATTTTGATATACTGTATTAGTAATATTTTTATTTGAAACTAAGGAGAAATGGCATGATTGTACTATCAGGCACCATCGGCGCTGGCAAAACGAGTTTAACGAAAATGTTGGCAAAACATTTAGATTCACAGGCGTTTTATGAAAGTGTTGATGATAACCCAATTTTGCCATTATTTTACCAAAACCCTAAGAAATATGGTTTTTTGCTGCAAATTTATTTTTTAAACAAAAGGTTAGAACAAATAAAAAGAGCCCAAGTGGATGCCAAAAATATTTTAGATCGTTCTATTTTTGAAGATGCTTTACTATTCCAATTGACAGCTGATTTGAATCGCGCAACGCAAACTGAGGTAGATATATACCAGTCATTGGTTAATAATATGATGGCTGAAATTCCTGGTAGCGCAACGTCTAAAGATCCTGATTTATTAATTCATGTTCGTGTTAGTTTTGATACTATGCTCGCAAGAATCAAAAAACGTGGTCGTTCATTTGAGCAAGTTGAAGCAAATCCGGGACTATATGACTATTACAAAGAACTTAATTCACGTTATGATGATTGGTTTGCGGCGTACGACCGGTCACCAAAAATCCAGATTGATGGTGACCATTTTGATTTTGTGGAAAATGAAGAGTCAGGTGCAAAAGTCTTGGACATGATTGATGCTAAATTAGCGCAAACTGGTGTACTATCATTTTGAGAAATCCCGAAAATTTTGAAGTTAGGGATTTTTTTGATATAATAATTAAAATTAACTAAGGAACATATAATGAATAGTTGGCATAGAATTGTTGTTAAAGTCGGTACGAGCACAATTGTTAATCGTAATGGGCAAATTAATTACCCAGTAGTCAATCGGTTGGCACAAACACTTTCCAGTTTACAAAAATCTGGTCACCAAATTTTATTAGTTACATCTGGGGCAATCGGTGTGGCATTGGATCAGATGAATTTAGAAAAACGACCACAAGAAATTCCACAACAGCAAGCATTAGCTGCCATTGGTCAGGGATACTTGATGTCATTGTACAATCAAAGTTTTGCATTCTATCAACAATTAATTGGACAAGTTTTATTGACATATGATGTGTTCGACAATAAAGTGATGCTTGAAAACACAATGAATGCTATTGAAATGATGTTTTCACAGCACGTGATTCCCATTGTTAATGAAAATGATGTGATTGCAGTTGATGAGCTTGACCATCAGCATTCATTTGGCGATAATGACCGCTTAGCTGCTATTGTGACACGTGAAATTGGTGCCGATGGATTAATTATTTTGAGCGATGTCGATGGTTTGTATACGGCTAACCCTAATATTGATGAATTTGCGCAAGCCATTGATAAGGTGACGGAAATTACTGATGATATCCGTATGAGCGCCACCGGATCGACTTCTGGTTTGGGAACAGGTGGGATGAGCACAAAACTTGCTGCTGGTGAATTTGTGATGAAAAATGGTGGTAAAATGGTGTTAATTAACGGTAATAATCCAGCCTTGATTTTAGAAGTAATAGCTGGTAAAACGGTGGGAACATTATTTCAAGGAGAATGAGTCTATGAACGCAGTAGAAGAAATTGGTAAGCGTGCCAAATTAGTGACTTCTGATGTCGCTAATTTGTCAGTAGATATTCGTAATCAAATATTATTGGATATGTCGTCAGCACTGGTAAATAACTGGCAAGAAATTGTGGCAGCGAATAAAAAAGATTTGGATGCAGCTACGCAGCTCTCGGGTCCAATGCGTAATCGATTGACGCTTGACCAAAAAACAATTAGCGATATTGCAGCATCGCTGTCAGCGGTCGCTAAGTTAGCTGATCCTTTGGCAGGCCCATATGACAATTGGAAAAATCATACAGGATTCAAAATTGTTAAAAAAACAGTGCCACTAGGGGTTGTGGCTATGATATTTGAGGCGCGCCCGAATGTGACCGTAGATGCTGCCGCATTAACCTTTAAATCAGGTAATGCAGTTATTTTACGCGGTGGTAAAGAGGCTATCGAGTCAAATATTATCTTAACGAATATTTTGCGTGACGTGTTACGTAAACACCATTTAAACCCAGATATAATACAGCTAATCACGGATACAACACATGATTCAGTCAATACATTACTCAATTTGCGTGACTATGTTGATGTATTAATTCCGCGTGGTTCAGGCCAGTTTATTGATTTTGTTGTAAAAAATGCAACGGTACCGGTTATTGAAACTGGCGCAGGTAACACACATATATTCGTGGACGATAGTGCCAAACAGGATGAGGCTATTCGTGTCATTCATAATGCCAAAACACAAAAACCCGCAGTTTGTAATGCTGCCGAAAAACTATTAATTCATGAGGCAATTGCGGGGGAATTTTTACCAAAAATTGTTGATGATTTATTGGCTGCTGGTGTAGAGTTGCGCGGGGACCAAAAAGCTCGTAGTATAGATAGTCGAGTAATTGGCGCAAGTGATGAAGATTGGGATACTGAGTATAACGATTTAATTATGGCTATAAAAATTGTTCACAATAACGATGAAGCAATTACCTGGATTAATGACCATACAACACATCACTCAGAAACAATTATTAGTGAAAATCTTAATCATGTTACTGATTTTATGAATACTGTTGATGCTGCTGTTGTTTACCAAAATGTTTCAAGCCGATTTACTGACGGCTTTGAATTTGGATTTGGCGCAGAAATTGGTATCTCTACACAAAAGCTTCATGCGCGTGGACCAATGGGACTAAGTGCATTGACCACAATTAAGTATGAAGTATTTGGTGAAGGACAAATTAGAGAATAAGTACAGTATTTTTGGCACAAAAAATGATTCACGATACGAACAACTAGGTTTGGTGTCGTATGGTGAATCATTTTTATGTTATTGAAGCACATTTAGCATTAGATTTTGAAAATCATGAACAAATCTTTTTGAATCAACTAAAACAGCAGCTTTAGTAGTTGTTGGGACTAAAAGTTTCTCTTTATCACCGATTGTGCGGCCATAATCGCCACTTTCTTTGTCGTATGTTACCCGCATAGCTAAGCCAATTGATGTAACATAGCTAGGATCGATTCCAACAGCAACTGCTAGTGGATCGTGGAGGGCAGCACCATTCTTATTGATGTTTAAGTTAGCATAAGCATCAATATAGAAATCCATTAAGTCGGCAAATTTTTCTCCGGCTAAGGTTCCTAGTGTACGCCATGCTGCAGTTTCTTTTTTCGTTAGCAGCGTGCGGAGAGTAACGTCAAGGCCAACCATTGTTAAGTTTTGCTGATGAACGAAAGCAAAGTCAGCCGCTTCAGGGTCTTGGTGAATGTTTGCTTCGGTAAAAGGCGTTACGTTACCTGGTACAGTTAGAGCACCGCCCATTAGCGTCGTATTACCAATCAAGGTAGCCACGTCATTATCTTTTTCAATTGCTGCGGCCAAATTGGTGAGAGGTCCAGTTGGGATAAAAATTAGGTTCTCTTTATATTGATGAGCAGATTCAATTAAAAAATCAATAGCTGATTGGGTTTCAACTTGTCTTGGTGAAGTTTCTAAGGTGATTTCACCTACGCCATTTTTACCATGAATAAGCTGTGAAATAGGCATAACTTCAAAATTATTGGTTGTACTTGAATGGCTAGCACCAATAAATACGGGGACATCGTCAGCACCAAGTAAATGTAATAAATTCAGTGAGTTTTGTGCGGCCGTTTCAACAAGTGTGTTACCATAACTAGAGATAATACCAATCAAATCGACATTTGGATCAGCTACAGCGTAGGCGAGCGCCAGAGCATCATCCACGCCAGTATCCAGATCAAGAATCATTTTTTTAGTAGCCATAAATTGTAATTGTGTGCAGACGCACATTTCCTCCAAATTGTAATATATATTAATTATAACGGACGAAAACTATTTTTGTTTTAAATTAACGCAATGTTAGAATGACGTTGCAATAAAGTAAAATCGGAGAATATTTAAATGACAGAGTTATATGATGTAGCAATCATAGGGGGTGGACCAGTTGGTATGTTTACAGCTTTCTATGCCGGATTACGTGATACTAAAGCAGTGCTAGTTGAAAGTTTGGCAACACTCGGCGGGCAAGTGACATCGTTATATCCAGAGAAAAAAATTCTTGACGTTGCCGGATTCACAGGAATTAAAGGATCAGCATTGATTGATTCATTGGCTGAGCAAATGAAGTTATTTCCAATTGATATCAAAACTTCAACAACTGTGACCAATGTGACGAAAACAAACGACTTATTCATAGTGACCATCAACAATGGTTCGTCATTTCAGGCTAAAACAATCATCATCACAACAGGTAAAGGCTCTTTTGAAGCACGTAAGATGCAGGTATCCGGCGTTGATGAACTGGTTGGCCAAGGAATTCACTATTTTGTAACGAATAAACATGATTTTGACAACCATGATGTAGCGATTGCTGGTGGTGGTGATTCAGCTATTGATATGGCTACGATGCTTAATGAATTCACCCATTCTACAAGAATTATTCACCGCCGGGATCAATTTCGTGCGATGGAGCAAAGTGTGAAACAACTGAACCAATCATCAGTTATCAAAGAAACGCCGAAAAAAGTATCACAGATTGAAAAACAAAGTGACGGTAAATTAAAAATTACGTTAGCGCAAGTGAAAGATGATCAGGTAACTAATGATATTTGTGTTGATGATTTAATTATTAATTATGGTTTTATTTCGGAAAATAAAATTGTGCATGGTTGGGATATACAACCAAAAAATGAAGGACAAGCGTTTTCCGTCGACCAAGCGATGCAGACAACGATACCCGGCGTTTTTGCTATTGGGGATGCTAGCCATTATGAGGGGAAAGCAGATTTAATTGCTGTTGGATTTGGTGAAGCGCCAACAGCAGTTAATGCTGCAATTCGATTTTTTGATCCACAGCGACGCGGCCCCGGCCATTCGAGTTCTATGGTTATGCAGGACGGAAAACTTATATAAGTAAAAAAGTAGTAGATGAATATATCATCTACTACTTTTTTAAAAGCTACTTAGCGGAATCTAGAACAGTTGCTTTTCCTGTAGCATAATCAATTTGAATGCCTGGCTGTACGTTAAAAATCCAATAGTTTAGATTCAGCGTTTTACCGTTGTCTTCAACCGATTTAGCCATATAGTGAACACCGCGAGCAAGCCGTTCGTTGCCAACGTAGAGTGGCGTGACCTGTGCACGGACTGTAATAGCTGGATTATTTTGGATAGCATTGCGAATATCATTTTCAGGGACGAGCTGACCTGGATAGGCATTTTCAACACGTGTACCCGTAATCATATTTTCTGTGACCATCGTGGGTAACCCGAAAAATTGATAGCCCACAATGTGAGATTTATTCCAAAGCGCTTGCGTACCATTGCCCAATTTAACGTTAGGGTTATCATGATAGCCACCTGCCCATTTAGTACCATCGTAGTGATCGTTAATAAACCAACCAGATGGTCGGACAGTGTAAGGAATACGGTCCGGTCGCTTAGTAACTTTTGATATGGCTGACTTACTGGCTACGAAATTCCCTTGTTGCGAACGCCCTAACGAATCAAGAGCTGAGAGGCTTAACCCGTCAACTGGATTGAGCTTAGATGCTTGACTTGGGAAAGTTTCTTTCATTTGAGCATCTGTGAAGGTTGCTTTATTGTTGTTGACATGAACGATGTCACCATCTAGCGTCCCATCCCATTTTAAATTGAGCAGGGCCTGATCAGATTGGGCAGTTACCGTTGGATGAGATGTTTCAGTAGAAGTATTTGTCGATTCGTAGTTTTGCCACAAATAAAATCCGGCAACAACAACTAGAATCAGAAGGGATAGTATCTTATTTTGTGGTTTACTTTTGCGTTTATAAGTACGTTTTCGTGCCATGATTCTCTCTCTTTCAAGTCCTTATATCATAACATTTATGCTACACCAAAACATCAACAAAAAAGATAATAGAAATCAGCGTTCCAGTTCCCACTCGGCTTTGAATTGCGCTAAGAATGATAGCATGAACTGTTGACGACTTTCAGAAATTTTGCGTGCTGTGTCAGTATTTAATTTGTCTTGAATGAGTAATAGTTTTTCATAAAAATGGTTAATTGTTGTACTTTTTTGGTTGCGATAATCAGTTTTATTTTGTGGCGAATGTGGTTGAATTTCTGGATCATATAATACACGATTTTTTACTGCGCCATAAGTAATTGCTCGTGTGATAGCAATGGCTCCCATAGCCTCTAGACGATCAGCATCTTGTACAATTTTCCCATTGATATTGAGCGCTTGAGCACCTTCAAGTGACTTAGACCAAGACATATTGTCGATGATATAGGTGATTTCTTCTATCATTTCTGGATGCACACCAATGGATAGAAGAAATGAAATCATATTATTTTTTGCTGCAAGAATATCTTCTTGACTATCGTATAATTTATCATCATAGACGTCATGCAGCAATGCAGCAGCACGTACAACAAAAGCATCTGCGTTTTTCTCATGAGCCATAATCTTGTTAGCCAGTGCAAGGACGCGGTTAATGTGATCAATGCTGTGTCCAGTATTATCTTTGGCAAGTGCGTCTTTCATATAGCGATTAATCATTTCAAGTTGATCCATGTTGATTTCCTTTAAGTTTTATTTCGATTGCTTATTAATTAGTTTAAACTATATCTAGGCAATCGCGTTTAAAAGTTGAATTAATTCGTAAAAGCCTCAATATATTATAAATAATAACTTGAGTCTCTATGAAAAATTATTGATTTTAGTTATAATTATTTTAATATAACTTTACCTCATACGGTAAAAATCATGCTTAACGTAGAAAGAGACGATTCTTTTTATTGTGGGTGTTTTAAAGAAAGAGGAAGACTCATATGTCAGAACCAAATAATATTTTGTTTAATACCGGAAATCACACTGATTCGGCTGTCATTTATGACAAGTTTTCAAAGGCAGAACAGCAATTTTCAGTAAAAAAGGATAAGACCTTTTATATTACCACGCCAATTTACTATCCGTCTGGTAAGTTGCAGTTGGGAAACACTTACACAACGGTGCTCGCTGATGCAGCAGCACGATACCACCGCTTACTGGGTGAAGATGTTTATTTTTTAACTGGTACAGATGAACATGGATTGAAAATTCAACAAAAAGCTGAAGTTGCAGGCATATCTGAAATGGATTTTCTTGATGGCATGGCTAAGCAAATCAAAGATTTGTGGAAGCTTATGGACATTTCATACGATGATTTTATTCGTACAACTGAAAATCGTCATGAAAAAGCAGTTGCTAAAATCTTTACGCAATTACTAGAAAATGGGGATATTTATAAAGGTGAGTATGAAGGTTGGTACTCTGTTTCTGATGAAGAGTACTTTACAGAATCTCAATTAGCCGAAGTCTATCGTGATGACGCAGGCAAAGTAATTGGTGGTAAAGCACCATCAGGGCATGAAGTTGAGCTAGTTAAAGAAGAAGCCTATTTCTTCAAGATGAGTAAGTACGCGGATTGGCTACTTGATTATTACAAGACACATCCAGAGTTTATTCAACCAGAAGCACGAATGAATGAGATGATTAATAATTTCATTGCACCAGGTCTGGAAGACTTAGCGGTAACACGTACGTCATTTAACTGGGGTATTTCAGTACCAGGGGATGAGAAGCATGTGATTTACGTTTGGATTGACGCATTAGCTAACTATATTACTGCTCTAGGTTATAATTCGGACGATACAACCCTATTTGATAAGTTCTGGCCTGCAAATGTTCAGCTTGTTGGAAAAGAAATTGTCCGTTTCCATACTATTTATTGGCCAATTATGTTGCATGCATTGGGATTAGAGTTACCTAAATCAGTTGTGGGTCATGGTTGGCTTGTGATGAAAGACGGTAAGATGTCTAAATCAAAGGGTAATGTAATCTATCCTGAAGTGCTTGAAGAACGCTATGGTCTAGATGCAGTTCGTTATTATTTGTTGCGTTCAATGCCATTTGGTAATGATGGTGTATTTACACCTGAAGATTTTGTGGCGCGTGTTAACTATGATTTAGCTAATGATTTAGGTAATTTGTTGAATCGCACAGTAGCCATGATCAATAAATATGTGGATGGGGTTATTCCCGAGCTACTAACAGGCAAGACTCCTTTTGATGAAGACTTGGTTAGAACTGTAGAAGATGCCATTGTTGAATACAATAAGAACTTTAAAGAATTACGTACTGCTGACGCTCTTGAAAGTGTTTGGAAAATCATCCGTCGTGCAAATAAGTATATTGATGAGACACAACCATGGGTGTTGGCAAAAGATGAAAATGAAAAGGAAGTTTTGTCTAGCGTAATGGCTCATCTGGCTGGTGCATTACGTGTTACTGCTGTTTTGTTACAGCCAGTATTAACACAAGCACCAAAGAAGATTTTTGATCAATTAGGATTAGATTATTCTGACAAAGGTATTGCCATTGCAGGTTTGACTTTCAGTAAGTTACCAACTGGCGGTCATGTTGTCAAGAAGGGTGAACCAATTTTCCCACGCCAAGATGTTGAAGAAGAAGTGGCCTTTATTTCAGGGCTAGTTTCAAAAGATACCAAAGGTAAAGGGCGTGCGGTTAAAGAGGCAGCAAAAGAAGAAGCTCATGTAGCGCCAGCTAAGAATTTGATTACTTATGATGATTTTGATAAAGTTGAAATCTTGGCTGCTAAAATTACGGCCGGAGAAATTGTTGCCAAATCTGAAAAATTGTTAAAGTTTACGCTTGATGATGGATCAGGGAAACCACGCCAAATTTTGTCGGGTATTCGTAAATGGTACTCAGACCCTGCTGTTTTGGTGGGTAAAACGGTTGCTATTGTTGCTAATATGAAGCCACGAAAAATGGCTGGTGAACTTTCTGAGGGGATGATTTTGTCTGCTGAGAAGAACGATATTGTTACTGTAACGATATTGCCGGATTCAATTGAACCGGGTTCGGGAATTGAATAATAAAAGAGCAGCTCTTCGGAGTTGTTTTTTTATTTGATTTGACGAAAGAACAATTGTTAACTAAAATTAATTATAAAGTAAACATTGTGATAATAGTGGAGGAAAGTGATGAGTACAGCTGATAAATTGTTGGCTTTGTTGATTAATAAAGCAGGCGATTGGGTGTCTGGTGAAGCAATCGCGCAACAGTTAGGGATTACCAGAACTTCTATATGGAAGTCTGTTAAAAAGCTTGAGTCTCAAGGGCATCTCATCGAGAGTGTTCGTGGACAAGGATACCGATATTTAGAGGGCACTAAAATTTCTGCTGTTGGCATTAAAAAGTATTTAAAATCTGATGTGGATCTGAGAGTGTTTGACACGATTGACTCTACTAATGTGTATGCTAGAGAGAAGCTTTCTTCTGGCGAAATTACTAAAAATACGGTTATTGTTAGTGAGAGCATGTCGGCAGGAATTGGTCGATTAGGAAGAAAATTTTTTTCGCCGAAAAATACGGGCATGTACGTCACTTTTGCTTTGCCACTGCCTGTGGAGACGATAGTAAATCCCGGTCGTTTAACTACCAGTACGGCAGTAGCTGTCTCAAAAATGGTTAAAGAGGTATTCGATATCGATCTTCAGTTTAAGTGGGTCAATGACTTATTGTACAACAACAAGAAAGTTGGTGGTATTTTGACCGAAGCTATTACGGACTTTGAAAGTCAACAGTTTTCATCTTTAGCTGTGGGTATTGGTATGAATCTTGCCACGCCTGATGGTGGATTTCCAGAGGAGATTTCTCAAAAAGCAGGTGCGCTGACTGATGAAATGACTGTATCAAGAAATGAAGTTGTCGGTTCTTTAATTAATTACTTTTTTGACATGTACCAGGATTATCAGGACGGGCGTTATATACCGCAATATCGTAAAAAGGTGGTCGGTGTTGGACAATCAGTAGAACTAAAACGAGGTCAAATGAACCTAACGGGGATAATTAGAGAAATCGATAATGATGGTTGCCTAGTGCTTGATACGAAACAAGGTATAGAGCGCATTAATTCTGGTGAAATTACTAAATTACTGTTACCAATAATGAATACCGAGGTTAGACACTAAAAAGCAACTACACAGACTGTAGTTGCTTTTTTAATGGATTCTTTTGATAATTTGTAACTCTGCTAAGGTTACAAAAAAGATTAAACCAACATCAATTAAAAAATCAAGTAAACTGGTAAAACCTAGTATACCAGTGACATTAATTATGTCACCTATGTAAAATTTAATAATAAAACACTTGTATGCAAAACCAATTAAATGGACCATAATTAAGCAGATATAGTTACTGACCAGGGTATTCAAAAATTGGTGATGGCTAAATAGTTTGTTACCCTTTCTAACGATAGCAGCAAGAAATGGCATTAGTGTAAAAGCGATTAAGAAACCAAATGTTGTCTTGAATATATAGCCTAGTCCGCCACCAGATGCAAATATGGGTAAACCGAGTAGTCCAGAAACAAGGTAAAGTACTGTCAACCAAGAGCCATACTTGGCACCGAGAATCGGATAAACCAAAAAGATAAACGCTGTTTGTAGCGAAATGTAGTCGTAAAAAGGAATCGGAATAGCTACTTTGGAAGAAACCACCAATAAAGCAAAGTAAATACCTATTTTACAGATGGTTTGTGCACTAACGCTAACGTTCGTCTGTTGATACATAATATATAATCCTCTCAATATTAGATGTTACCCTTCTTTTTTTAAATGGATAACAAAAACAATTTACTATAAATGCATTTCCTTGTCAAATATGTTACCCTTTTTATATAATTTGGTTAACA
The Leuconostoc suionicum genome window above contains:
- the proB gene encoding glutamate 5-kinase; amino-acid sequence: MNSWHRIVVKVGTSTIVNRNGQINYPVVNRLAQTLSSLQKSGHQILLVTSGAIGVALDQMNLEKRPQEIPQQQALAAIGQGYLMSLYNQSFAFYQQLIGQVLLTYDVFDNKVMLENTMNAIEMMFSQHVIPIVNENDVIAVDELDHQHSFGDNDRLAAIVTREIGADGLIILSDVDGLYTANPNIDEFAQAIDKVTEITDDIRMSATGSTSGLGTGGMSTKLAAGEFVMKNGGKMVLINGNNPALILEVIAGKTVGTLFQGE
- a CDS encoding nucleoside hydrolase — encoded protein: MATKKMILDLDTGVDDALALAYAVADPNVDLIGIISSYGNTLVETAAQNSLNLLHLLGADDVPVFIGASHSSTTNNFEVMPISQLIHGKNGVGEITLETSPRQVETQSAIDFLIESAHQYKENLIFIPTGPLTNLAAAIEKDNDVATLIGNTTLMGGALTVPGNVTPFTEANIHQDPEAADFAFVHQQNLTMVGLDVTLRTLLTKKETAAWRTLGTLAGEKFADLMDFYIDAYANLNINKNGAALHDPLAVAVGIDPSYVTSIGLAMRVTYDKESGDYGRTIGDKEKLLVPTTTKAAVLVDSKRFVHDFQNLMLNVLQ
- a CDS encoding M15 family metallopeptidase, whose product is MQRKAGKKVKKHLLLIVLVIMLIVVAVIGFFHTKQPIKNTGKIAKTSSVKKVDDLPKGVKTTDWDLVLVNKNHSYQTELNFTKVTVDSKQIDQRIAQALANFRSAAQKAGYATTLVSGYRSIAYQTTVYNNSISQYESNGMSATEAKRLTESVIQVPGSSEHQTGQAVDLAGNDALAAYPSLEASMDKFKSQQWLIKHAPEYGFILRYPSDSQSIKETGIDYESWHFRYVGVPNATYITNHHLTLEKYIQTLKKAGR
- a CDS encoding deoxynucleoside kinase; translated protein: MIVLSGTIGAGKTSLTKMLAKHLDSQAFYESVDDNPILPLFYQNPKKYGFLLQIYFLNKRLEQIKRAQVDAKNILDRSIFEDALLFQLTADLNRATQTEVDIYQSLVNNMMAEIPGSATSKDPDLLIHVRVSFDTMLARIKKRGRSFEQVEANPGLYDYYKELNSRYDDWFAAYDRSPKIQIDGDHFDFVENEESGAKVLDMIDAKLAQTGVLSF
- a CDS encoding ROK family protein, which gives rise to MGLLGAIEAGGTKFVVAVADHEYNIVERTSFPTLDGQKTVEQVIAFFDKFDDIDAIGIAAFGPIDIVEGSTTYGHVLDTPKRGWSGYDFLGAMKAWRDIPYYWTTDVNGAGWAEFETGAAKDVDNMVYLTVGTGVGAGIVSGGKLVAGYGHPEAGHIFLQKHPLDKYEGHCPFHGDNCLEGLAAGPAIEERWGRSAKEIPDDDVAWKIEAFYLAQAALDYTMILRPEKIVFGGGVPHREILFPLIRESFAEQMSDYLAVPDLDEYIVPVANGDNAGILGCFYLAKTLL
- a CDS encoding glutamate-5-semialdehyde dehydrogenase, with translation MNAVEEIGKRAKLVTSDVANLSVDIRNQILLDMSSALVNNWQEIVAANKKDLDAATQLSGPMRNRLTLDQKTISDIAASLSAVAKLADPLAGPYDNWKNHTGFKIVKKTVPLGVVAMIFEARPNVTVDAAALTFKSGNAVILRGGKEAIESNIILTNILRDVLRKHHLNPDIIQLITDTTHDSVNTLLNLRDYVDVLIPRGSGQFIDFVVKNATVPVIETGAGNTHIFVDDSAKQDEAIRVIHNAKTQKPAVCNAAEKLLIHEAIAGEFLPKIVDDLLAAGVELRGDQKARSIDSRVIGASDEDWDTEYNDLIMAIKIVHNNDEAITWINDHTTHHSETIISENLNHVTDFMNTVDAAVVYQNVSSRFTDGFEFGFGAEIGISTQKLHARGPMGLSALTTIKYEVFGEGQIRE
- a CDS encoding NAD(P)/FAD-dependent oxidoreductase → MTELYDVAIIGGGPVGMFTAFYAGLRDTKAVLVESLATLGGQVTSLYPEKKILDVAGFTGIKGSALIDSLAEQMKLFPIDIKTSTTVTNVTKTNDLFIVTINNGSSFQAKTIIITTGKGSFEARKMQVSGVDELVGQGIHYFVTNKHDFDNHDVAIAGGGDSAIDMATMLNEFTHSTRIIHRRDQFRAMEQSVKQLNQSSVIKETPKKVSQIEKQSDGKLKITLAQVKDDQVTNDICVDDLIINYGFISENKIVHGWDIQPKNEGQAFSVDQAMQTTIPGVFAIGDASHYEGKADLIAVGFGEAPTAVNAAIRFFDPQRRGPGHSSSMVMQDGKLI